Genomic window (Candidatus Caldatribacterium sp.):
CCCATGACGTGGAGAACATCAAGTCTTGCAAAGTCATCCTCCCGAACGTCCTCCGGGAAAATCTGTCCCGAAGCGGCCCGGGAAATGTGGTAGATGAACTTTCGGGAGCCATCGCTGAAATAGGTCACAAAGGCCACACCAGTTGTGTACTCCCCAAGGACCTTGATGCCTGAGGTATCCACTCCGTCCCTTTTCAGGCGCTCAAGGATGAGAAAGCCGAAATCGTCATTCCCGATAGCTCCGACAAAGAACACCTCTTCCCCCAGGCGGGCAAGGCAATCGGCAAAAATCGCCGGAGCTCCGCTCGGGTACGGTCCAAGGAAAACCCCGGGAACCCCCAGAGGCACGTCCACCCGATCCCGCATGATTTCGACAAGCAGTTCTCCCATGCATCCGACGCGCATTGCTCGACTCCTCCTTTCAGGCCTGGAACTACTATACCATAGTGCACTTAAGAAAGGAGGACACCGGCGCAAGGACTCGAAAAAGCACTGACCTAATGAGGGAAGAGGAGTCGCTCTAAAAGGTTCAGTCCAGACCCCTACCCTGGGATAGGGGTCTGGTGCGTTCACATTGCCTGTGGTTCATTTAAGGGGGGACAGGGATTCCAATTACTTTCCGCTATGACCAGGACATCCTGGCCCTCTGGTGGACTACCTTGGGAACCCTGAGAATCACTTACCTTTATAATGACCCCGACCTTATCGCCTGGGCAGGGGTACCAGCCGTTTTGCACGGCAGCTTGAGCACCACCAGCAAGACTTTGCGCATTCTCCGTGTAAAGGCTCTGCACGCACCCAATATTAGAACTATCGTACCCCAGAAGTATCCATATTGCCGCCATGTAGTCTGGGTTAAGAACACCATTAGCATCAAAAGCTCCTTCTTGGTTCAGCAACCGGTTGACCGCAGGAGGAGCCACTTCGACATCCGCAATTGTGTAATCCTCGTTAATATAACTCACCGCATTTGGCTGCCCACAGTAAGCTTCAGAGGACCAGTTGCCGGAGGAAACGGTAAAGTGCCAGCAGCTTCCTTCTACCGTTTCATCGATCGTGATTGTTCCCGACGTTGGACCATCGTAGGAAGTATCTGCAAGAGCAAGCGACGAAGGCGGCTCCGGAAGGAGGCCAATTTCGAGCTCCGGATTGGGATCGTCTTCGATAATTTCGACTGTGACTGATTCCGGACTTTTGAACCCCTGAGCATCTATTGTAATTGTGTATTCCCCTACAGGGAGGTTGTCCAGGGTGTAGGTTCCCCCTTCATTCTCACTCTCGATAAAGGTCTTATCTTCACCGTTGACCTTTGTAGTCACTGTAGCTCCGCTC
Coding sequences:
- a CDS encoding sugar kinase; amino-acid sequence: MRVGCMGELLVEIMRDRVDVPLGVPGVFLGPYPSGAPAIFADCLARLGEEVFFVGAIGNDDFGFLILERLKRDGVDTSGIKVLGEYTTGVAFVTYFSDGSRKFIYHISRAASGQIFPEDVREDDFARLDVLHVMGSTMLINENCRASYEKAIRIVEQHGKRISFDPNFRPELLGKDRARELFLPILRKSFVVFPTEEELAVLTGEEDFDRACGRVLAEGP